In Marinobacter sp. M3C, the genomic stretch CAGCGAGCTGCTTGCCACCTGGGAGCATTCGGCCGGCTGGGAGGCCCTGCTAAACCGCCGCGGCACTACCTGGCGAAAGTTGCCAGAGAGCGTTCGTGAGGGCATCGATGCGGCTTCCGCCCATGACGTCATCCTGGACAACCCTTCTATCATCAAACGGCCCGTGGTGGAGCTTCAGGGCGCGGTGACGATCGGCTTTAATGCCGATGACTGGGCAGCGCGCTTTAAGCACTGACATTAGCCAGACATCACAAAACATAAGTCACTGATAACACGATTCACTGATAACAAACAGGAACACGCATCTAATGAGCTTTGCATTCGGTATTGGTATTGGCACACAGAACAATCAGGGCGAATGGCTGGAAGTTTTTTATCACCAGCCTTTAATGATCCCCGATAAAACGCTGCTAGACGTGGTTCGCAGCGCTCTGGACTTTCAAGGCGGCAATCAGGCCATCAGCGCCAATGCCGAGCAACTTAGCCAGCTGGCAAGCGGCCTGCGTCAAATCGGCCAGACCGATCAGGCCGCGCTAGCCGAAAAAGCCGCCCGCAGCGAACGCCCGGTCGTCGTCACTTTACTGGAAACCGACGATACCGCCAGCAGCACGCCCGAGGTTTACCTTAAGCTGCAGCTGATATCCCACCGCCTGACAAAACCCCACAGCCTGAAACTAGACGGCATATTTGGCCTGCTGCC encodes the following:
- a CDS encoding ArsC family reductase translates to MKLYGIRNCDTVKKARKWLDEHRIEYQFHDFKKDGLSSELLATWEHSAGWEALLNRRGTTWRKLPESVREGIDAASAHDVILDNPSIIKRPVVELQGAVTIGFNADDWAARFKH